GGGGCAGCTAATATCAGCAACTTTCCACAGGGTTATGTCAAGTTTGTGCATAATTCTCAGGCATTTACACTGTCAGGATTTGCTTTGGGTAGAAACGGTTTAATTTCACTCCCCAACTTTGTGCCCTCTCCTCTAGCACTTATTGTAACATTATCCTCCTCTAATTGCAGTGAAAGAGAACTTCATATAtacctctttattttatatcagTATCTAAAGCTGGAGATACTCCATCGCTCCTACTCAGGAATACAGATGAGCACTCCCACAGTGTGTCTCCAGTTCTTCTGAGACTCCCACACCCATGGGACatgatcatttttttcataCACAGTCTGTGAGCGCTGCAATGattgtaaaaaaatattaactCTTTGCTCAAAATTAACTGTAGCGATTCATTTCTTAGCTCACACAGTCACTGTAGGGTATGTTGGTATATATGCATAATCACAAGAGCCAATAACAGGCAGCAGACATTAAGCCTTTCATCAcctatatcaataaaatatagtttgttcttttttataaataaaatgactggATGCTCTGTAACATAATTATTTTGtgcatttgaatgtgtttttttttttgtttgtttttgtttttttagattttctgaatgaaatgtgatgtttgGTGTTTACATTGTTTCACATCTCTGTCTCCACTAACTCTATCTACATTTAGTTAAGCAGTAATGCTGCCACACTGatggacagacacacatatacacacacactgccctctACTGGGTGACACATGCCGATGTCACAGAGGTTGGTGTTTCAGTATAAGATCCTTTAAGAGCAGAATTTTACTTACTTTTCATTTTACTATGTGATTATGTCACCCAGCTGTACTGACTGTATACTTCATACTGTACTGATTATTCCATGGTCAACatttgatgtcattttttaataaatctgATCTAAACTAATACAATATGTGCGAAGGAGTCAGAATTATGTTAAGGGACTGTATAAAAAGTGCACACATATTTTCGGTCCATTAGCCATTTGACAGTCAACTGAAGTGTAACATTGACACTAAAAGCCTCATTTATACTGAAACTTGGAACTCAGTTCAGACCACAAGATTCACAACCAGGCAGGTTGAAACTTGCAACTACTTGCAATGCCCCGGTCTGCAAAACCTGCCAGTTTACACCAAGGCAACCAGACAAGATGGTGTATCCATAGCAACTAATCTCTGTCTGATTttctggccttttttttttgtagctggATATAATTTCTAAcgtattaaaatatgaatgaagaTGGCCATTGTGAGTTACTTGCTACAGTTGCACTTCTATTATTGATAAAATGCGAACAcatataaaaatttaaaaacaaaacaggattgaGGCTCTTTACCCTCAGTCCAAAACCATTTTGATCAGCCGAAAGTTTGCTGACTTGACCAGCTGACTTTGCTACAAGTTGATTGACTGTTCAAACAGGTTATGCGCTTTACGATCTAAAACCAACCACTGGTGAATTAAACAAGCTGAGTCGTAAAGGACACCATCAGCTGGTTTCAGTCAAATTCAAATGAATATTTGGTAGAAGTGACACATCATttgtcataaaaataaaatggcaTTTGCTAATTTCACTTCTCTAGTGTTGATGGTCTACATTGTAAAAATTAAGGATATTAGATGTTGAAGTATGTCTTGAATTATTTGTTTTGCCTCTTTTAGTTATTAATTTTTAAGATTTTTGGGGAAGTGGGGAGGTGttgcagtcttttttttctagtcAAGGGTGGgtccaaagaaaatattaatgaTACTGGTGAGAGCCtagctttaaaaaaaccaaaaaaaaccaaacaaacccTGAAACATGCGGTTTATCACCCCTCCCTGCCCCACTCATTTGAATCCAGTCCCTAAAATCTTACAGACATTGATACATAActattatatttgtgtttttagagCTTAAATCTGCCACGGCTTTATGGAAGTGGCACAGCTTTCATACGCAGAATCCGTTCTCCCCCTTCTGCTTAAATTACATGCCAGACACTCCTCGACAAGTGGCATAGTCTGATCTATCTTTAGTGCTGCCCACGAGAGAAATGTTACCTAACTCTACACACTCCTTACACTCTATCAAGCCACAGAAAGAAGACGTAACAATGTAGGATACTATGGATTCAGTcacatcagtaataataatgacaataaaaataaagtttatttatacagcactcTTCATATCTAAGTTAAGTGCTTTGTGTGGTTGAACCAGGATTAAAGTATTTCAGTAAAAGCAGTAAAATCAGGGAATTAAGATAATACAAAATTGAAATGGAATAAAATCTCTAACAATAAAGatcaaaatagtaaaataaaagacGAGCAGTAATATTAAAACAGGTAAGCTGGTGTGCTAGAATAAAAGGCTTTTTAATAAGATATGTCTTGAACCAGCAGAGCCTTGCCTGAGGATCTCAGGCCGTGTTCTGGCTCATATAAGGGAGCAACAATTTAGCAATGTAGCTGGAAGCGGAACCTTTAAGTTCTTTAAATGTGATCAGTGAAATCTTAGAATCAATTCTGAAACTGTAACCAGtgaaaaaaaaggctaaaatgGGGCTGATGTGACGTTGTCCTTGTCTTTGTCAAAATCTGAGCAGCTGTGTTTTGCACCAGCTGAAGGTGTGAGATGATTTTTGCCTTAATTCTGAATACTATGAATTATTGTAATCCAACCAAGATGTTCAAATGAATGGTAACTGTCAGATATCACAAACAGCTGCAGGTTGGATATTTGAAGCCAGATGTTTCTGTTAAATAAGGATGGACATTGATGGACAGATGGCCTCCTTTAATTGccagttttaatgttttgctgtAGAATACATTTCTGTGAGCCAATTGACAccatttatgtttaaaaagaaagattGAAAGGGCAGAGAAAAAATGTTTCCAGCCCTGAAATTATCTGAGTGActgaaatgtgctttaaatgGTTCATTagcaacatcacacacacacacacacacacacacacacacacaagcagctgATCCTACCACTTGGACAATAATATACCCAGCAGGGAGAATGATTGGTGGACAgaacagcgtgtgtgtgtggctctcaCCTGTTTCTGCACAGCTGTTGCACCAAAACTTTTCTGCTCCATTTTAAGCACAAAGTTTCTTTGTTAAATTTCACTGAAATAATATACTGCTGTGATGAGACTCATACtaagatatatttatatactaatGAGATTCTGTATTGGCCTTGGCGGTTACTttaatgaaaggaaaaaacattgtagtgctaaaataaaagtataaaaataactatGAACTCTTATaataaccaaccaaccaacaaagATATTACAGAAATAGCTTATATTGTCTCAATAACTAAAGGGATTAGTAAATGTATCAATCAGTCATCAGTTGATCAGCATGAGAATAATtatttttcaagcagaaatgaATATGTACTGGTTCCAGCTTCCCAACtgtgagaatttactgtttttggtttctttcttttattgaaATCTGATCATATTTCTTCATATATGATTATAAgtttaatattttctggtttttggactgttgaaAACTTTAAAGATGTCATTTTGGGCTCAGACAATTTGATGGCCTTTTTATTAATGTAAAGAAATTGGTGTATATGTAAGCATAAGGCCAAATTAGTACATTTAATTTGGCTATAATAGACtagaataataaatgaaatggaaatggaaatcagatataaataaaaagatgatctgtCTAAAGCTAAAAGAATACATATATAGTTGACAGGAACTGCTGTAAATACCCTCCCAGTAATACGTTCAGCTTGAGGAGAGCTATTTGGGGGCTTTGACAGCATTGTCTCCACTGTTAGACGGCCATATGACACTTTGGGAGCTGAATCATGATGGCATATCCTCAGCCTGAGCAGCCAGTTGCTTCTTTCAGTCTGTGACAGCAGCTGCTTGAACCAGGGCCTGTGCTGTGCTGGTCTGTGATTTGGCCCAGTCAGATTCCACTGGGGCTGAAGCAGGCAGGGGGTAGAGGGAGCTATATTTAGAGTGGGGCAGGATTAAATTGCAGGGTCTTCACACCGGGAACCTTTTCTCTACTCTGCCTTTTCCAGCCAGGACCGACTGCCAAAAGGACCTGTGGCCAccgtctccttcctctcttcttggATCCCCTTGTTCACCCGCCGTTTCCCCTCCTGACTCGCCATGGACCCCAATGCTATTAAGGAGGAGCTGCGCCTGTTTCAGAGCACCCTGCTCCAGGATGGACTGAAGGAGCTCTTGAATGAGAACAAATTTGTGGACTGCACCCTGAAGGTGGGCGACCGCAGCTTCCCCTGCCATCGGCTGATCATGGCCGCCTGCAGCCCGTACTTCAGGGACATCTTCTTCACAGAGGATGGGAAGGAGGTGGAGAACACAAAGGAGGTGGTCCTGGAGGACGTCAACCCCTCCATCCTGGATATGATCATCCAGTACCTCTACTCGGCCGAAATTGATCTCACCGATGACAATGTACAGGATATAATTGCAGTGGCGAACAGATTCCAGATCCCTTCTGTCTTCACTGTCTGCGTCAACTACCTTCAGAAGAAGCTTACCCTGGGCAACTGCCTGGCCATTTTCAGGTTGGGTCTCATGATCAGCTGTCCCAGGCTCGCTGTGGCTGCACGCAACTACGTTGCCGACCGATTTGAGTTCCTCTACAAGGACGAGGAGTTCCTCAAGCTCGCGGCCCATGAACTGTTCGCCGTCATCGGAGGAGACTCGCTGAatgtggagaaggaggagctgGTGTTTGAGGCAGTCATGGCCTGGGTCCGCCATGAGAAGGAGAGTCGCATCAAGGTCTTGAAAGATGCTTTTAACTGCATCCGCTTCCGCCTGCTGCCGGAGAAGTACTTCAAAGAGAAAGTAGAGaccgatgacatcatcaaggcCGACCCGGAGCTCCAAAAGACAATCCAGACCATCAGGGACGCCTTCAAGGGGAAACTTCCAGAGATACccaagaagaaagaaggaacagagggggcaggggaggaaggaggtgaggaggaggagagtccTTTCCCCGGCTTCCTGAATGACAACCGTAGACACGGCATGTATGCACGTGACTTTATCCTCATGATCAATGACACGGCGGCAGTGGCATATGATGTCAATGAAAATGAGTGCTTCCTGGCGGCCATGTCGGATCAGGTGCCACGTAACCACGTCAGCCTGGTGTCACAGAAGAACAAGCTCTACATCATTGGGGGACTGTTTATGGATGAGGAAAACAAGAGCATGCCACTGCAATGTTACTTCTATTTAGTAAGTCATTTCACACACCATCTCTTTAACTACGAAATGCtgcataaaatgctgcttaaaGAAATGTtggacattttgggaaatatttcttgctgagagttagacgAGAGGATTGATACCACTCAGCAAGACAGTGAGTTAAAatatgtcaaactatttcttcATCAAAAACAGCATTTGCAGTTTAAATGTTTGCAATTATTTGGGAAAGTAATGCCTTCATTTGTCATTTCAAtacattaaaggtgcagtgtgtagaatttaatgGCATATAGTGGAACtgacttggcagaaattgaatgaAATATTCTTTAGTATGTTATTATCAGTGTATAATCACCAAAAATAagaattattgtgtttttgttactttaaaatgagccatttatatttacataggGGGCGTGAGAATGGACAATCCAAACACAGACTAAAAAATGGGCCATTTGGGTTTAGCTGCCATCGtgggttctcctacatgcttggaaagGGGGTATttagttggttgcaatctacaacctcaccactagatgtcactaaatcccacacactggtcctttaatggCAATCGTACCACATAGAAACTAGAGAAAAATGGgacacacattacatttttcataaacatttaaatgacaatTTTTCTAAAATCTTGCCAGTAAAATCTCCAATCAATCAATAGATAATGTTTCCCATGTTGCCCATCAAAGCTTGAAGTAACACAGACAGTGAATGAAAGTGATGAAGGCTTTGAATAACTATATTTTACAGCATAATCAATACAACCATTCACTCTCTTCTTCATGTGGAGGTAAAGACAAAGAGCTAATGGGTGCTAAGAGGGTGCGTTCTCTGCTCTGCttagtgttttaatgttcaaTACTCCCCTAAccatttatctttttatgtaCACAGTTGGATCCACTCTCTTCTGAATGGCTCGCCCTGCCGCCCATGCCTTCCCCGAGATGTCTCTTCAACATCGGAGAGTGTGAGAACGTGCTGTTCGCTGTGGCTGGAAAGGACCTCCAGACCAATGAGTCCCTGGATACTGTCATGAGCTATGATACTGAGTtagtgattttatttatgtcataGCTCACCCCTacccctctctttctttgctgtcTCACACCTCTTATAAACTTTTCAGGTGATAATTAACCTcaggaaattaaaaaattgcTTCCTTTTGAAAAAGAATATGTGATGTTAAAGTATAAttagtaatgttttaatgtgatcTCACTTTCTAAATATGCTCTGGTTGTTTCTTGAAGCTGTTTCTCTGCATTTACTGAGATGTAGTTATCAGACATTCAGCTAGATTTGGATTTCCTTCACAATTTAAGTATTTATAAAAGTCCTGAGCAGGACAACAGCAACAAATTCAAGGAAGTACATTTGAAAATAACACCAAGGGGGTCAAGTTTAGAACTACAGTATCTCTTCTATGTTCATTATTCAGGAAGATGAAGTGGAGTGAGACCAAAAAGCTTCCTCTAAAGATCCATGGACACGCTGTAGTCTCCCACAAAGGACTGGTCTACTGCAttggaggaaagacagatgacaAGTGAGTaaatgggtgtgtgtgcatgtgtgtgtgaaagagagagagacactgtgaGTGACCTTACGCtgtgagctgcagctgtttgtggTCTATCATTCTGCCAGACAGCAGTGCTACACGTCACAAGCAACAATTTCACTACTACAGTCCAAGAGTCTCATTTATAAAccagaaaccaaaccaaaagtGTGCCGAAAATGCGCCAAAACATAATCAGATTTCTATCTTTGTGCACGCACCAATGCACATATTTCCCCCTTCATAAATCACAATCAACTTCAACATGTGCATACTTGTCTGAATCTCATATCCCACCCATACACTCCCATAATTAACCATATATGGTCAATGCAAAAACCTTTGTGAATATTGATGTACATGTTGTTCCCGTGGAGAAAAGCTGCAGTATtaaaaacagaggaaagcatgagaggctgcagcagctgttAATGCAGTCAATCCAACAAATGAAGCAAAAAAAGTGGAAGGACATAGAGGTGGATGCCAAGAACTGGATCTGTCTGTAGACACATGCATGACTGATgagatcacacacactcaatatttaaaatacattaaacacatATTTACTCCAATAATTCAGCATACAGCTGTTTGTCACCTCACCTGTGCACCCTCATCGCCTAGAGTCTGTATCAACTGTGTTaattagagagtgtgtgtgttaagttgtATTCAATGCAGCAATTTTACagacaaaaactaaaattgTACTTGATGTATATGCACTATTCTGCacttctttaaaactattgatgTAATCTTGGATTTCTGCAATGATGATAAGTGCTTCAGTTAGTTAACGTGGTTGTATGGGGTGTAAAGTTTTATAGCtggtagagggttagggttaggattagggttagggtcctcacATTTAGCTCAGTTGTCTTTCATTGGAGACAGGAATTCATGTAAAActacatgttatatataattgttaaaaatgtgtttcaaaaatatgaatatagatgttaaatgctaatgctaaatgctaatctgaatgttaaatctaaaaaaatataaatgtgaggAAAGTGAGATTAATATTCAAAATACATCAGCTATAAAACTCTAAgagaatttttattttttggtacCCCATGTggtgaggtaaaaaaaaagaaggaaaaaaagactcaGTGCATTCATGCTTAATATCTGGGAAAATCAAGCCAGACTCTTTTGAATCCTGCCCCCTGCTACATCCTCCAGCTGACCCAGTGCGAGCATACAGCCTGGCCCCGTCCTCTGCGCTTCAGGGCTGGGATTGTGATAGAGAGACAGCGCTTTGCGTTCAATTTTTCATGAACGGTTCAATAATACATTGCAGATGTAATCGGGCAAGATTTGGGTTGGCTAGTATCTTTTGAAATTAAGAGTGTCTTATGGGTTAGAGCTCACTTGGCACAAGCAGAGCACTACTGCTGTGAATGAGCTTCTGATTTGGGCTGCACGTGACCTAGAATAACCTGTAATATAAAGAGTATTATAATTTAAACTGACTTCATTACTTCTTTATAAATCAGATTTTAGTGATCTCACTAACCATTATTTAGAGTTTCTTTCTTCTGGCTAAATTAGGCCTTAATATAAAGATAGTGTAAGCTACATAGTGTAAGCTACACCTACTGGTGCAAAAAAAGTTTATGATGAAGTGGATCTATAATTAACGTTTGATAttaagtgaaatgaaatgtgtaacAGGATTCATTATATATAATGTGTAAATGAACTGTAATAGTCTCCTTGCAATCATGCTTCCAGTGCTCCAGTGTTGGTACATTTAGTTTCAACCACTTTTTCACAGAATTCACTAAAAACGTGCAAAATCAGCTGTTAGACCAAAACATCTCAAATAAAGTGTACATGTTGCATTATTTGATATTCAGGCTATGCAATTTTAAATTATATCATCCTTATCTGCCATCAGTGTCTCCGGAAAGAATCATTTTTGGTGGATCTTTctctcaatcaatctttatttgtatagtgccaaatcacaacaaaagtcatctcaaggcactttacacacagagcaggtctaaaccttactcttcaggtttcattttaaagagacccaacattcccacatgagcagcacttggcgtCACACACTTTACTTATGCAAAGCAATCAGTATGcatgatttttcttttatcttctaTTTATGTATTTCATTCCTTGTGTAACAATTACTCTTGAACAGATGAACCATACATTCATTAATATGGACACTACAAACAATCTTTTGATACaaacaatgcattttttaaacttctCCACAGCAAAGCCCTCAACAAGGTGTTCGTGTACAACCACAAGCAAGCTGAATGGAGGGAGCTGGCAGCCATGAAGACACCCAGAGCCATGTTCGGAGCCATCGTCCACAACGGCAAGATCGTGGTGGCCGGCGGAGTTAACGAGGAAGGCCTCAGTGCTGCATGTGAAACCTTCGACCTGGCAACAAACAAGTATGATCACTTTGAGTTGGTGATTCGTGTGAAACATCTCATTTTCAACTACACTCAGCTTAGACATCATTAATCTCAACACATATGGAAGCCCAAAAgtgttaaatataaacataaatttaaacatcaagaaaagaaaaatacatttgtgtaaaATTCTAAATGaagggaaataagaaataatCAATACTCTTAATTTTGtaagttttttttcaaatgaaccAAAGTGATACTAATATTATAATCAAACTAGttcaacaaacaacaacaaaacataaatgaatgtttaattaTTAGCCCTTACAAGAACAACAAATAGCTCAAACAACAAgaacgacaacaacaacaaatacacgtttttattgtttttatgaattgtgtcatttatatatttgatgAATTTTACTCATGTGATTTACATTCtaattatacatttatgtaATATTGAACACTTTAGGCTTCCATACAAAAGACATCTAAAATGAGTGCTCCATCCTAAACGTTCCCTCATCATCTCCTCAGGTGGGAGCCCTTCACAGACTTCCCTCAGGAGAGGAGCTCTGTCAACTTGGTGAGCAACGGTGGCACCCTGTACGCTGTGGGCGGCTTCGCCATGATTCAGATGGAGAACAAGGAGGTGGCTCCCACAGAGGTCACCGACGTCTGGCAGTAAGTCATCTTGGCACTGAGATGTTCAGGGTTATCTTTGGTTATCTTTTGTTTCCCTAACATTTAACTCTCCCCTCACTCTTGTTAGGTATGAAGCTGATAAGAAGCAGTGGAGTGGCATGCTGAGGGAAATGCGTTACGCTGCCGGTTCCTCCTGTGTGTCCATGCGCCTCAACGCTGCCAGGATGCCTAAACTGTAGACAgaacctttttctttcttaaccCCACATAA
The sequence above is drawn from the Scomber japonicus isolate fScoJap1 chromosome 24, fScoJap1.pri, whole genome shotgun sequence genome and encodes:
- the LOC128354192 gene encoding kelch-like protein 41b — encoded protein: MDPNAIKEELRLFQSTLLQDGLKELLNENKFVDCTLKVGDRSFPCHRLIMAACSPYFRDIFFTEDGKEVENTKEVVLEDVNPSILDMIIQYLYSAEIDLTDDNVQDIIAVANRFQIPSVFTVCVNYLQKKLTLGNCLAIFRLGLMISCPRLAVAARNYVADRFEFLYKDEEFLKLAAHELFAVIGGDSLNVEKEELVFEAVMAWVRHEKESRIKVLKDAFNCIRFRLLPEKYFKEKVETDDIIKADPELQKTIQTIRDAFKGKLPEIPKKKEGTEGAGEEGGEEEESPFPGFLNDNRRHGMYARDFILMINDTAAVAYDVNENECFLAAMSDQVPRNHVSLVSQKNKLYIIGGLFMDEENKSMPLQCYFYLLDPLSSEWLALPPMPSPRCLFNIGECENVLFAVAGKDLQTNESLDTVMSYDTEKMKWSETKKLPLKIHGHAVVSHKGLVYCIGGKTDDNKALNKVFVYNHKQAEWRELAAMKTPRAMFGAIVHNGKIVVAGGVNEEGLSAACETFDLATNKWEPFTDFPQERSSVNLVSNGGTLYAVGGFAMIQMENKEVAPTEVTDVWQYEADKKQWSGMLREMRYAAGSSCVSMRLNAARMPKL